The following proteins are co-located in the Streptomyces sp. NBC_00435 genome:
- a CDS encoding DNA polymerase III subunit gamma and tau has translation MSSLALYRRYRPESFAEVIGQEHVTAPLMQALRNNRVNHAYLFSGPRGCGKTTSARILARCLNCEQGPTPTPCGECQSCKDLARNGPGSIDVIEIDAASHGGVDDARDLREKAFFGPASSRYKIYIIDEAHMVTPAGFNALLKVVEEPPEHLKFIFATTEPEKVIGTIRSRTHHYPFRLVPPGTLRDYLGEVCGREGAHVEDGVLPLVVRAGAGSVRDSMSVMDQLLAGAADQGVTYAMATSLLGYTDGTLLDAVVDAFAAGDGAAAFEIVDRVVEGGNDPRRFVADLLERLRDLVILAAVPEAREKGLIDAPADVVERMQAQASVFGAAELSRAADLVNTGLTEMRGATSPRLQLELICARVLLPAAFDDERSVQARLDRLERSGVAQAAAFAPAPAMGYAPGPEAHAMAPAVVRAPAAQAPAPAPVAPPEPVAAAPVPVPAAQPAPAAVPPAAAPGAWPGAAQPGGGAPGAWPGAAVPGAPAAQTPAAPAAPAAQAPAAPAAGAWPSATAPGSAPAPQAAPAQAPAPAAPAAPSPGMAAGAGQVQAMWPAVLEAVKNRRRFTWILLSQNAQVAGFDGTTLQLGFPNAGARDNFASSGSEDVLKAVLAEQFQVNWKIEAVLGGGAQPLSPVSASSYGAPPAPAHNPPPQQAPAPQQQSQAPYQQQPQQSQQPQQPQQSYQQQPPPPVHQAPPPVAPEDDVPEDDDPDLVDTALSGHDLIVRELGATVVEEYTND, from the coding sequence GTGTCGTCCCTTGCGCTGTACCGCCGCTACCGCCCCGAGTCGTTCGCCGAGGTCATCGGGCAGGAGCATGTCACTGCCCCGCTGATGCAGGCCCTGCGCAACAACCGGGTCAATCACGCGTACCTGTTCAGTGGTCCGCGAGGCTGCGGCAAGACCACCAGCGCGCGCATCCTCGCCCGGTGCCTCAACTGTGAGCAGGGCCCCACGCCGACCCCGTGCGGGGAGTGCCAGTCATGCAAGGACCTCGCGCGCAACGGGCCGGGATCGATCGACGTCATCGAGATCGACGCCGCCTCCCACGGTGGTGTGGACGACGCCCGTGACCTGCGGGAGAAGGCCTTCTTCGGGCCCGCCTCCAGCCGGTACAAGATCTACATCATCGACGAGGCGCACATGGTCACCCCGGCGGGCTTCAACGCCCTGCTGAAGGTGGTCGAGGAGCCTCCGGAGCACCTCAAGTTCATCTTCGCCACGACCGAGCCCGAGAAGGTCATCGGGACCATCCGGTCCAGGACGCACCACTACCCCTTCCGGCTCGTGCCTCCCGGCACCCTGCGCGACTACCTCGGCGAGGTCTGCGGCCGCGAGGGCGCCCACGTGGAGGACGGGGTGCTGCCGCTCGTCGTGCGCGCCGGGGCCGGGTCCGTCCGCGACTCCATGTCCGTCATGGACCAGCTGCTGGCCGGCGCCGCCGACCAGGGTGTGACGTACGCCATGGCCACCTCGCTCCTCGGGTACACCGACGGGACCCTGCTGGACGCCGTCGTGGACGCCTTCGCCGCCGGCGACGGGGCCGCCGCGTTCGAGATCGTCGACCGGGTGGTCGAGGGCGGCAACGACCCGCGCCGTTTCGTCGCCGACCTGCTGGAGCGGCTGCGCGACCTGGTGATCCTGGCCGCCGTGCCCGAAGCCAGGGAGAAGGGGCTCATCGACGCCCCGGCCGACGTGGTCGAGCGGATGCAGGCCCAGGCCTCCGTGTTCGGCGCCGCCGAGCTGTCCCGGGCCGCCGACCTGGTCAACACGGGGCTCACGGAGATGCGCGGAGCGACCTCGCCCCGGCTGCAGCTGGAGCTGATCTGCGCCCGCGTGCTGCTGCCCGCCGCCTTCGACGACGAGCGGTCCGTGCAGGCGCGGCTCGACCGGCTGGAGCGCAGCGGAGTCGCCCAGGCCGCCGCCTTCGCACCCGCCCCGGCCATGGGTTACGCCCCCGGGCCGGAGGCCCACGCCATGGCCCCCGCGGTCGTACGGGCCCCCGCGGCGCAGGCCCCCGCCCCGGCGCCGGTGGCTCCGCCCGAGCCGGTGGCCGCCGCTCCCGTCCCCGTTCCCGCGGCCCAGCCGGCGCCCGCTGCCGTGCCCCCCGCCGCGGCGCCCGGTGCCTGGCCCGGCGCCGCGCAGCCCGGCGGCGGCGCCCCCGGTGCCTGGCCGGGAGCTGCCGTCCCCGGCGCCCCCGCAGCCCAGACCCCGGCCGCCCCGGCCGCCCCCGCGGCACAGGCTCCCGCGGCCCCCGCCGCCGGTGCCTGGCCCAGTGCCACGGCTCCGGGCTCCGCCCCGGCTCCGCAGGCGGCCCCCGCGCAGGCCCCGGCCCCGGCCGCGCCCGCCGCCCCGTCCCCCGGCATGGCCGCCGGCGCCGGGCAGGTCCAGGCGATGTGGCCGGCCGTCCTGGAGGCTGTCAAGAACCGCCGCCGCTTCACCTGGATCCTGCTCAGCCAGAACGCCCAGGTCGCCGGCTTCGACGGGACCACCCTCCAGCTCGGCTTCCCGAACGCCGGAGCCCGCGACAACTTCGCGAGCAGCGGCAGCGAGGACGTCCTCAAGGCGGTCCTCGCCGAGCAGTTCCAGGTCAACTGGAAGATCGAGGCCGTGCTCGGAGGCGGCGCCCAGCCGCTGTCCCCCGTCTCCGCGTCCTCCTACGGGGCTCCGCCCGCGCCCGCCCACAACCCGCCGCCGCAGCAGGCCCCGGCCCCGCAGCAGCAGTCGCAGGCGCCGTACCAGCAGCAGCCCCAGCAATCCCAACAGCCCCAGCAGCCGCAGCAGTCGTACCAGCAGCAGCCCCCGCCGCCCGTCCACCAGGCGCCCCCGCCGGTCGCCCCCGAGGACGACGTACCGGAGGACGACGACCCCGACCTGGTCGACACCGCGCTGAGCGGACACGACCTGATCGTGCGCGAGCTCGGAGCCACCGTTGTGGAGGAATACACGAACGACTAG
- a CDS encoding TOBE domain-containing protein, which produces MPSYSIGQAAVLLCVSPETVRRWTDGGRLPAHRSPDGVRTVDGAVLATFAKERATGLHPVPRTATATSVRNSFAGIVTAVRLDDVAAQVEIQSGPHHLVSVVTRESVEELGIAVGVTVTARVKSTDVHIDLAF; this is translated from the coding sequence GTGCCGTCGTACTCCATCGGGCAGGCCGCCGTCCTGCTGTGCGTGAGCCCCGAGACCGTCCGCCGCTGGACCGACGGAGGACGGCTGCCCGCGCACCGCTCCCCCGACGGGGTGCGGACCGTCGACGGGGCCGTCCTGGCCACCTTCGCCAAGGAGCGGGCCACCGGGCTGCATCCGGTGCCGCGGACGGCCACGGCCACCTCCGTGCGGAACTCCTTCGCGGGGATCGTCACCGCCGTCCGGCTCGACGACGTGGCCGCCCAGGTCGAGATCCAGTCGGGCCCGCACCACCTCGTCTCCGTGGTGACCCGGGAGTCCGTCGAGGAGCTCGGCATCGCCGTCGGTGTCACCGTGACGGCCCGGGTGAAGTCCACGGACGTGCACATCGACCTCGCCTTCTGA
- the aspT gene encoding aspartate-alanine antiporter has product MTDWLRTEIFRPYPELLIFLTIAVGFLLGRVRYKSIALGAVTGCLVAGLVIGSQAKVEIDGPIKSVFFLMFLFALGYDVGPQFFRALRKDGLPQVLLALIVCVTGLASAWAFAALAGYGPGLSAGLLGGGLTQSAVIGVGSDAISHLPGVSAAEARDQSHLIAVAYAVTYPLGTVVPALLLAGILPRLLRRDLAAESAVLAADLEAAEDNPDAGEGYYKHVLRAYAVDVAAFAGRTIGDFEAEQKAAGRRLYITRLRRAGEILEHTADTRIELGDVLAVSAVRGDLVAYDARTHIGMETDDFELLAYRTESLHVVITDRNLGGRTVRTLRHEEFMPGVFVEEHWRGGADLRVRLDNTVERGDTLVLTGPRKRVERAAAELGKPVPTSFATDMVWIALGLFLGGCLGIPALHAAGAPLSLSTSTGALLMGLVFGWIRSKYPTYGNLPSAAQWLMGTLGLCVFVTVVGLNAGPSFVPGLREAGWPLLLWGAAVTSVPLLAGFAYGHFVQRLPLPILLGALAGAQTTTAALGALTERARSQIPALGTTVPYALGNVLLTMWGSVIVLLRR; this is encoded by the coding sequence TTGACGGACTGGCTCAGGACGGAGATCTTCCGGCCCTACCCCGAGCTCCTGATCTTCCTGACCATCGCCGTCGGCTTCCTCCTCGGCCGCGTCCGGTACAAGTCCATCGCCCTCGGCGCCGTCACCGGCTGCCTCGTGGCCGGTCTGGTCATCGGCTCCCAGGCCAAGGTCGAGATCGACGGGCCGATCAAGTCCGTCTTCTTCCTGATGTTCCTCTTCGCCCTCGGCTACGACGTCGGCCCGCAGTTCTTCCGCGCCCTGCGCAAGGACGGACTCCCCCAGGTCCTCCTCGCCCTCATCGTCTGCGTCACCGGGCTGGCCTCCGCCTGGGCCTTCGCCGCCCTCGCCGGCTACGGCCCCGGCCTCTCCGCCGGGCTGCTCGGCGGCGGCCTCACCCAGTCGGCCGTCATCGGCGTCGGCTCCGACGCCATCTCCCACCTGCCCGGCGTCAGTGCCGCCGAGGCGCGCGACCAGTCCCATCTCATCGCCGTCGCCTACGCGGTCACGTACCCCCTCGGCACGGTCGTCCCCGCCCTGCTCCTCGCCGGGATCCTGCCCCGCCTCCTGCGCCGGGACCTCGCGGCCGAGAGCGCCGTACTGGCGGCCGACCTCGAGGCCGCCGAGGACAACCCCGATGCCGGGGAGGGCTACTACAAGCACGTGCTGCGCGCGTACGCCGTCGACGTGGCGGCCTTCGCCGGGCGCACGATCGGGGACTTCGAGGCGGAGCAGAAGGCCGCCGGGCGGCGCCTCTACATCACCCGGCTGCGGCGGGCCGGGGAGATTCTGGAGCACACCGCGGACACCCGGATCGAGCTCGGTGACGTCCTGGCCGTCAGCGCGGTCCGCGGCGACCTCGTCGCGTACGACGCGCGGACGCACATCGGGATGGAGACGGACGACTTCGAACTCCTCGCCTACCGCACGGAGTCGCTGCACGTCGTCATCACCGACCGGAACCTCGGCGGCCGTACCGTCCGCACCCTGCGCCACGAGGAGTTCATGCCGGGGGTCTTCGTCGAGGAGCACTGGCGGGGCGGGGCCGACCTGCGGGTGCGGCTCGACAACACCGTGGAGCGCGGCGACACCCTGGTCCTCACCGGGCCGCGCAAGCGGGTCGAGCGGGCCGCGGCGGAGCTGGGCAAGCCGGTGCCGACCAGCTTCGCCACGGACATGGTGTGGATCGCGCTCGGACTCTTCCTCGGCGGCTGCCTCGGCATCCCGGCCCTGCACGCGGCCGGCGCCCCGCTGTCGCTGTCCACCTCCACCGGAGCCCTGCTGATGGGGCTGGTCTTCGGGTGGATCCGGAGCAAGTACCCCACCTACGGCAACCTGCCGTCGGCGGCGCAGTGGCTGATGGGCACGCTCGGGCTGTGCGTGTTCGTCACCGTCGTCGGCCTGAACGCCGGCCCGAGCTTCGTGCCCGGCCTGCGCGAGGCCGGCTGGCCGCTGCTGCTCTGGGGCGCGGCCGTGACGAGCGTGCCGCTGCTCGCCGGATTCGCCTACGGGCACTTCGTGCAGCGCCTCCCCCTCCCGATCCTCCTCGGCGCCCTGGCCGGCGCCCAGACCACGACGGCCGCCCTCGGCGCCCTGACGGAACGCGCGCGCAGCCAGATCCCGGCCCTGGGCACGACGGTCCCGTACGCCTTGGGCAACGTCCTGCTGACCATGTGGGGCTCGGTGATCGTCCTCCTGCGGCGGTAG
- the purD gene encoding phosphoribosylamine--glycine ligase → MKVLVIGGGAREHALCRSLSLDPDVNALYCAPGNAGIAEVAELRPVDALDGEAVARLATELRADLVVVGPEAPLVAGVADAVRAAGIPVFGPSGEAAQLEGSKAFAKDVMAAAGVPTARSYVCTTPEEVDEALDAFGAPYVVKDDGLAAGKGVVVTADRAAARAHALGCDRVVIEEFLDGPEVSLFAITDGVTVLPLQPAQDFKRALDGDEGPNTGGMGAYSPLPWADPKLVDEVMASVLQPTVDELRHRGTPFSGLLYAGLAITSRGVRVIEFNARFGDPETQVVLARLRTPLASVLLNSANGTLDAEPPLRWREDAAVTVVIASHNYPETPRTGDPITGLAEVAGQDAPHAYVLHAGTRREGDAVVSAGGRVLSVTATGSDLAEARTRAYKAVSRIGLDGSQYRTDIAAKAAEGR, encoded by the coding sequence GTGAAGGTCCTCGTCATCGGCGGCGGCGCCCGCGAACATGCCCTGTGCCGCTCTCTGTCCCTCGATCCCGACGTCAACGCGCTGTACTGCGCTCCAGGCAACGCCGGCATCGCCGAGGTGGCCGAGCTCCGCCCCGTCGACGCCCTCGACGGCGAAGCCGTCGCCCGCCTCGCCACCGAACTCCGCGCCGACCTGGTCGTCGTCGGCCCGGAGGCCCCGCTGGTAGCGGGCGTCGCCGACGCCGTGCGCGCGGCCGGCATCCCCGTCTTCGGCCCGTCCGGCGAAGCGGCCCAGCTGGAAGGCTCCAAGGCCTTCGCCAAGGACGTGATGGCCGCGGCCGGCGTCCCGACGGCCCGCAGCTACGTGTGCACCACCCCGGAAGAGGTGGACGAGGCCCTCGACGCCTTCGGCGCCCCCTACGTGGTCAAGGACGACGGCCTGGCCGCCGGCAAGGGCGTCGTGGTCACCGCCGACCGCGCCGCCGCCCGCGCCCACGCGCTCGGCTGCGACCGCGTCGTCATCGAGGAGTTCCTCGACGGCCCCGAGGTCTCCCTCTTCGCCATCACCGACGGCGTCACCGTGCTGCCGCTCCAGCCCGCGCAGGACTTCAAGCGCGCGCTCGACGGCGACGAGGGCCCCAACACCGGCGGCATGGGCGCGTACTCGCCGCTCCCCTGGGCCGACCCGAAGCTCGTCGACGAGGTCATGGCGAGCGTCCTGCAGCCGACCGTGGACGAGCTGCGCCACCGCGGCACCCCCTTCTCCGGGCTGCTCTACGCGGGCCTCGCGATCACCTCGCGCGGGGTACGGGTCATCGAGTTCAACGCCCGCTTCGGCGACCCCGAGACCCAGGTGGTCCTGGCCCGGCTGCGCACCCCGCTCGCGAGCGTGCTGCTGAACTCGGCCAACGGCACCCTGGACGCCGAGCCCCCGCTCCGCTGGCGCGAGGACGCGGCCGTGACCGTCGTCATCGCCTCCCACAACTACCCGGAGACCCCGCGCACCGGGGACCCCATCACGGGCCTCGCCGAGGTGGCCGGGCAGGACGCCCCGCACGCCTACGTGCTGCACGCCGGAACCCGGCGCGAGGGCGACGCGGTGGTCAGCGCGGGCGGTCGCGTGCTGTCGGTGACGGCGACCGGTTCCGATCTGGCGGAGGCCCGGACAAGGGCGTATAAGGCCGTCTCCCGGATCGGGCTCGACGGCTCGCAGTACCGCACGGACATCGCGGCGAAGGCCGCGGAGGGCCGCTGA
- a CDS encoding universal stress protein: MSVPPAQPLQPSGSSGTAGSSRPALALLVGFDGSARSLAATRWAAREASATGAPLRLLHVGQAWPTFQPISPEFQPVLGESELAAVAVLSAVAEELRTTYEGLTVETATAEGGAGNEIPRAALRTGAGLIVLGASGHRPHLVPLLGSTALHVAGRAEVPVVLVRESAGQALPGRGVVVGVDPAGDYGDVLDFGYAWAAAHGLPLRAVHAGPPGQAPLEAAVTGAAARHPQVPTECVSRPGDAAHVLVDESATADLLVVGRRHHRPLHGMGPTDHAVAHYARGPVALVPHG, translated from the coding sequence ATGTCCGTCCCGCCTGCTCAGCCCCTCCAGCCCTCCGGCTCCTCGGGGACCGCCGGCTCCTCCCGGCCGGCCCTCGCGCTCCTCGTCGGGTTCGACGGGTCCGCCCGCAGTCTCGCCGCCACCCGCTGGGCGGCCCGTGAGGCCTCGGCGACGGGCGCTCCGCTCCGGCTCCTCCACGTCGGCCAGGCCTGGCCGACGTTCCAGCCCATCTCCCCCGAGTTCCAGCCCGTGCTCGGCGAGAGCGAGCTCGCGGCCGTGGCCGTACTGTCGGCGGTCGCCGAGGAACTCCGCACCACGTACGAGGGGCTGACCGTCGAGACGGCCACGGCCGAGGGCGGAGCCGGCAACGAGATCCCGCGTGCGGCCCTGCGGACCGGCGCCGGCCTGATCGTCCTCGGCGCGAGCGGCCACCGCCCCCACCTGGTCCCGCTGCTCGGCTCCACCGCGCTGCACGTCGCGGGGCGCGCCGAGGTCCCCGTCGTCCTGGTCCGGGAGTCCGCCGGGCAGGCGCTGCCCGGGCGCGGGGTCGTCGTCGGGGTGGACCCGGCGGGCGACTACGGCGACGTGCTCGACTTCGGCTACGCCTGGGCGGCGGCGCACGGGCTGCCGCTGCGCGCGGTGCACGCGGGACCACCGGGGCAGGCGCCGCTCGAGGCCGCGGTGACCGGGGCCGCCGCGCGCCATCCGCAGGTGCCGACCGAGTGCGTCAGCCGCCCGGGCGACGCCGCGCACGTCCTGGTCGACGAGTCCGCCACGGCCGACCTCCTGGTCGTCGGCCGCCGCCACCACCGGCCCCTCCACGGCATGGGCCCCACCGACCACGCGGTGGCCCACTACGCCCGCGGCCCGGTGGCCCTGGTCCCGCACGGATAG